From a region of the Streptomyces sp. NBC_00193 genome:
- a CDS encoding ABC transporter permease, with protein sequence MGRYVIRRLLQMIPVFIGSTFLIFFMVYALGDPVAALFGDKAPDPATAARIRKDLYLDQPLWKQYLHYMGQIFQGDFGTAFNGQKVTELMASAFPVTLRLTIVAIAIEIVVGITLGVISGLKRGKSIDSGVLVLTLVVISVPTFVTGYLLQFLFGVKWGWVRPTVSPDAPFNELILPGIVLALVSLAYVTRLTRTSIAENVKADYVRTAVAKGLPRRRVVTRHLLRNSLIPVVTFIGTDIGALMGGAIVTERIFNIHGVGYQLYQGILRNNSPTVVGFVTILVIVFLLANLLVDLLYAVLDPRIRYA encoded by the coding sequence ATGGGACGTTATGTGATCCGGCGACTGCTCCAGATGATCCCCGTGTTCATCGGCAGCACGTTCCTGATCTTCTTCATGGTGTACGCGCTCGGTGACCCGGTCGCCGCCCTCTTCGGCGACAAGGCTCCCGACCCCGCCACCGCCGCGCGCATCCGCAAGGACCTCTACCTCGACCAGCCCCTGTGGAAGCAGTACCTGCACTACATGGGCCAGATCTTCCAGGGCGACTTCGGCACCGCGTTCAACGGCCAGAAGGTCACCGAACTCATGGCCTCGGCCTTCCCGGTGACCCTGCGCCTGACCATCGTCGCGATCGCCATCGAGATCGTCGTCGGCATCACCCTCGGCGTGATCAGCGGCCTCAAGCGCGGCAAGTCCATCGACAGCGGCGTGCTCGTCCTCACCCTCGTGGTGATCTCGGTGCCCACCTTCGTGACGGGCTACCTCCTCCAGTTCCTCTTCGGCGTCAAATGGGGCTGGGTGCGGCCCACCGTCTCCCCGGACGCCCCCTTCAACGAGCTGATCCTGCCCGGCATCGTGCTCGCGCTGGTCTCCCTCGCCTACGTCACCCGGCTCACCCGGACCTCCATCGCCGAGAACGTCAAGGCCGACTACGTCCGCACCGCCGTGGCCAAGGGCCTGCCCCGGCGCCGGGTCGTCACCCGCCACCTGCTGCGCAACTCGCTGATCCCCGTGGTCACCTTCATCGGCACCGACATCGGCGCCCTGATGGGCGGAGCCATCGTCACCGAGCGGATCTTCAACATCCACGGGGTCGGCTACCAGCTCTACCAGGGCATCCTGCGCAACAACTCCCCGACGGTGGTCGGCTTCGTGACCATCCTCGTGATCGTCTTCCTGCTGGCGAACCTGCTCGTCGACCTGCTCTACGCGGTCCTGGACCCGAGGATCCGTTATGCCTGA
- a CDS encoding ABC transporter substrate-binding protein, with amino-acid sequence MRGATHAKWAACAAAVALAATACGGGSDSGGGGEAGIVSSSWGDPQNPLEPANTNEVQGGKVLDMIFRGLKRYDPKTGEAKNFLAEKIETTDSQNFTITLKDGWKFSNDEPVTAQSFVDAWNYGADVTKKQNNSPFFSDIVGYADVHPEKGDPKAKTMSGLVVKDPKTFTVALKEKFSTWPETLGYQAFSPLPKSFFTDHEGWLKKPVGNGPYTVDSYTKGTGMKLRKWDAYTGEDKAVNGGVDLKVYTDNNTAYTDLISGNLDLVDDIPAQQLKNVANDLGDRYINQPALIIQTLTFPLYDPQWSKEGMDKVRRGISMAINRDEITKQIFRETRTPAKDWTSPALGDKGGFSATACGEACSFNPTEAKKLIQEAGGLPGGKVTLTSNVDTGSHRDWMDAVCNSINNALGEGPVCTVNPVGTFADFRNQQSSFKLTGPFRSGWQADYPLIQNFLEPLYYTGASSNYGKFSNPDFDKLVDEANRESDTAKATAKFQEAEKILAAQMPSIPLWYQNGSAGHSERISDVALNQFSVPVYDQIKVS; translated from the coding sequence ATGCGCGGAGCCACCCACGCCAAGTGGGCCGCATGTGCGGCGGCCGTCGCCCTCGCGGCGACCGCCTGCGGCGGCGGAAGCGACAGCGGCGGAGGCGGCGAAGCGGGAATCGTCAGTTCCTCGTGGGGTGACCCGCAGAACCCGCTGGAGCCCGCCAACACCAACGAGGTCCAGGGCGGCAAGGTCCTCGACATGATCTTCCGGGGGCTCAAGCGGTACGACCCCAAGACCGGCGAGGCGAAGAACTTCCTCGCCGAGAAGATCGAGACCACCGACAGCCAGAACTTCACCATCACGCTGAAGGACGGCTGGAAGTTCAGCAACGACGAGCCCGTCACCGCGCAGTCCTTCGTGGACGCCTGGAACTACGGCGCGGACGTCACCAAGAAGCAGAACAACTCGCCCTTCTTCTCCGACATCGTCGGCTACGCGGACGTCCACCCCGAGAAGGGCGACCCCAAGGCCAAGACCATGTCCGGCCTGGTCGTCAAGGACCCCAAGACCTTCACGGTGGCCCTCAAGGAGAAGTTCTCCACCTGGCCCGAGACCCTCGGCTACCAGGCGTTCTCGCCCCTGCCCAAGTCCTTCTTCACCGACCACGAAGGCTGGCTGAAGAAGCCCGTCGGCAACGGCCCCTACACGGTGGACTCGTACACCAAGGGCACCGGCATGAAGCTGCGCAAGTGGGACGCCTACACGGGCGAGGACAAGGCGGTCAACGGCGGAGTGGACCTGAAGGTCTACACCGACAACAACACCGCCTACACCGACCTGATCTCCGGCAACCTCGACCTGGTCGACGACATCCCGGCGCAGCAGCTGAAGAACGTCGCGAACGACCTCGGCGACCGCTACATCAACCAGCCCGCCCTGATCATCCAGACCCTCACCTTCCCGCTGTACGACCCGCAGTGGAGCAAGGAGGGCATGGACAAGGTCCGCCGCGGCATCTCGATGGCGATCAACCGCGACGAGATCACCAAGCAGATCTTCCGCGAGACCCGCACCCCGGCCAAGGACTGGACCTCACCGGCCCTCGGCGACAAGGGCGGCTTCTCCGCCACCGCCTGCGGCGAGGCCTGCTCCTTCAACCCCACCGAGGCCAAGAAGCTCATCCAGGAGGCCGGCGGACTGCCCGGCGGCAAGGTCACGCTGACCTCCAACGTGGACACCGGCTCGCACCGCGACTGGATGGACGCCGTCTGCAACAGCATCAACAACGCCCTGGGCGAGGGCCCGGTCTGCACCGTCAACCCCGTCGGCACCTTCGCCGACTTCCGCAACCAGCAGAGCAGCTTCAAGCTGACCGGCCCCTTCCGCTCCGGCTGGCAGGCCGACTACCCGCTGATCCAGAACTTCCTGGAGCCGCTGTACTACACCGGCGCCTCCTCGAACTACGGCAAGTTCAGTAACCCGGACTTCGACAAGCTCGTCGACGAGGCCAACCGGGAGAGCGACACCGCCAAGGCGACGGCCAAGTTCCAGGAAGCGGAGAAGATCCTCGCCGCCCAGATGCCGTCCATCCCGCTCTGGTACCAGAACGGCAGCGCCGGCCACTCGGAGCGCATCTCGGACGTGGCGCTCAACCAGTTCAGCGTCCCCGTGTACGACCAGATCAAGGTCAGCTGA
- a CDS encoding ABC transporter ATP-binding protein: MLLEVRDLHVEFKTRDGVAKAVNGVNYSVAEGETLAVLGESGSGKSVTAQAVMGILDMPPGRIAGGEILFKGRDLLKMKEEERRKVRGAEMAMIFQDALSSLNPVLSVGAQLGEMYEVHRGMSRKDARAKAVELMDRVKIPAARERVGDYPHQFSGGMRQRIMIAMAMALEPSLIIADEPTTALDVTVQAQVMDLLAELQRELNMGLILITHDLGVVADVADKIAVMYAGRIVEAAPVHEIYRNPAHPYTRGLLDSIPRLDQKGQELYAIKGLPPNLLAIPPGCAFNPRCPMARAVCRTDVPPLAEVGPDRASACFFWKECLGG; encoded by the coding sequence ATGCTGCTCGAAGTGCGCGATCTGCACGTGGAATTCAAGACGCGGGACGGAGTCGCCAAGGCCGTCAACGGGGTCAACTACTCCGTGGCCGAAGGCGAGACCCTCGCCGTGCTCGGCGAGTCCGGCTCCGGCAAGTCGGTCACCGCCCAAGCCGTCATGGGCATTCTCGACATGCCCCCCGGCCGCATCGCGGGCGGCGAGATCCTCTTCAAGGGCCGGGACCTGCTGAAGATGAAGGAGGAGGAGCGCAGGAAGGTCCGCGGCGCCGAGATGGCCATGATCTTCCAGGACGCCCTGTCCTCCCTCAACCCGGTCCTGAGCGTCGGCGCGCAGCTCGGCGAGATGTACGAGGTCCACCGCGGGATGTCCCGCAAGGACGCCCGGGCCAAGGCCGTCGAGCTGATGGACCGGGTGAAGATCCCGGCGGCACGGGAGCGGGTGGGGGACTACCCGCACCAGTTCTCCGGAGGCATGCGCCAGCGCATCATGATCGCCATGGCGATGGCCCTCGAACCCTCGCTCATCATCGCGGACGAGCCGACCACCGCCCTGGACGTCACCGTCCAGGCCCAGGTCATGGACCTCCTCGCGGAGCTCCAGCGCGAGTTGAACATGGGCCTGATCCTGATCACCCACGACCTCGGCGTCGTCGCCGACGTGGCCGACAAGATCGCCGTCATGTACGCCGGCCGGATCGTCGAGGCGGCCCCCGTCCACGAGATCTACAGGAACCCCGCGCACCCGTACACCCGCGGCCTGCTGGACTCGATCCCGCGCCTGGACCAGAAGGGCCAGGAGCTGTACGCCATCAAGGGCCTGCCGCCCAACCTGCTCGCCATCCCGCCCGGCTGCGCCTTCAACCCACGCTGCCCGATGGCCCGGGCCGTCTGCCGCACCGACGTACCGCCGCTGGCCGAGGTCGGACCGGACCGCGCCAGTGCGTGCTTCTTCTGGAAGGAGTGCCTCGGTGGCTGA
- a CDS encoding ABC transporter permease: MDLALEEGESLEKELGGAPVGPQELHPSAASGGRARSLWSDAWHQLRRNPVFLVSTLLILFLVVISIWPQLIASGDPLQCDLSKSQQGSSPGHPFGYDTQGCDVYTRTVYGARASITVGICATLGAALLGSALGGLAGFFGGWGDSLLSRVADIFFGIPVVLGGLVFLSVVTSTTVWPVVGFIVLLGWPQLARIARGSVITAKQNDYVQAARALGAGNGRMLLRHVAPNAIAPVIVVATIALGTYIALEATLSFLGVGLRPPTVSWGIDISNAASQIRNAPHMLLYPAGALSITVLAFIMLGDAVRDALDPKLR; encoded by the coding sequence ATGGATCTCGCCCTGGAAGAGGGGGAGTCCCTGGAGAAGGAGCTCGGGGGAGCCCCCGTGGGCCCCCAGGAGCTGCATCCATCAGCCGCCTCCGGCGGACGGGCCCGCTCGCTGTGGTCCGACGCCTGGCACCAGCTGCGCCGCAACCCCGTCTTCCTCGTCTCCACGCTCCTGATCCTCTTCCTCGTGGTCATCTCCATCTGGCCGCAGCTCATCGCGAGCGGCGACCCGCTCCAGTGCGACCTGTCCAAATCGCAGCAGGGCTCCTCCCCGGGCCACCCCTTCGGCTACGACACCCAGGGCTGCGACGTGTACACCCGAACCGTCTACGGGGCCCGCGCCTCCATCACCGTGGGCATCTGCGCCACCCTCGGCGCGGCCCTCCTCGGCTCCGCGCTCGGCGGGCTCGCCGGGTTCTTCGGCGGCTGGGGCGACTCACTGCTCTCCCGGGTCGCCGACATCTTCTTCGGCATCCCCGTGGTCCTCGGCGGCCTGGTCTTCCTGTCCGTGGTCACCAGCACCACCGTCTGGCCCGTCGTCGGCTTCATCGTGCTGCTCGGCTGGCCCCAACTGGCCCGCATCGCCCGCGGCTCGGTCATCACCGCCAAACAGAACGACTACGTCCAGGCCGCGCGGGCACTGGGCGCCGGCAACGGGCGGATGCTGCTGCGGCACGTGGCGCCCAACGCCATCGCGCCCGTCATCGTCGTCGCCACCATCGCGCTCGGCACCTACATCGCCCTGGAAGCCACCCTGTCCTTCCTCGGCGTCGGCCTGCGCCCCCCGACGGTCTCCTGGGGCATCGACATCTCCAACGCCGCCTCCCAGATCCGCAACGCCCCGCACATGCTGCTCTACCCGGCGGGCGCGCTGAGCATCACCGTGCTCGCGTTCATCATGCTCGGCGACGCGGTGCGCGACGCCCTCGACCCCAAGCTGCGCTGA